Proteins co-encoded in one Lysobacter solisilvae genomic window:
- a CDS encoding helix-turn-helix transcriptional regulator codes for MRNLPETGFLRLSQVLVLIPVSKSTWWAGVRSGRFPKPTSALGGRITCWRAEHIWELINRECEVRRG; via the coding sequence ATGCGCAATTTGCCTGAGACTGGCTTCCTGCGACTGTCGCAGGTTCTCGTGCTGATTCCTGTGAGCAAATCCACGTGGTGGGCTGGAGTCCGCTCCGGCCGGTTTCCCAAGCCCACGAGCGCCTTGGGCGGTCGCATAACGTGCTGGCGTGCGGAGCACATTTGGGAGCTGATCAATCGCGAGTGTGAGGTGCGCCGTGGCTGA